Genomic segment of Iocasia fonsfrigidae:
GCTAATAAACGATGAGCTTCACTTAATTTTTTATTCTTTTTTATACTTTTTAGAGCTAGTTCACTACTATTCTCAAAATGTCGAGCAGCCTTTCTTGGTTCTCCCTTAACCTCATACATTTCAGCTATTAAAAATTCAACTTGACCTTGCCACAAATACTTTTGATCATCATTATTTACCTTTTCAAGATAAAAATTACTTTGCCCAGCTGTTTCAATTAGTTTTTCAATATCATTATCACCATTATAGTAATCTTCTCTAGCCTGAAAGAACAGATCTTTTCCTTGCTCTAAGTTATTATCCTTCGCCTCCATATTTAAAGAAATGACTATTGTAAGAAACATAATTAGAACTAAAATAAATTTGTAATTTTTTAATTTTATCATTTTTATCCCCCTAAAATTATTTGTTAACTATATTATATAAGTTACCTAAGTCCTATACATCTACTAAAAGTTCTGTTTCTATTAGACTAAAAGTAGTAAGAAATCTCCTGCTTTTGGGGGATAAATTAGTCTGTCAACAGATTAATCATCCACGAAGAGTTATCTATAACCCGTAGAGACACTAGACTAAAAGTAAAACAAAAAAATGGAAAATTAATTGAAATATAATAGTCTACCCAGTAATCTTTCAAATTAAAGAGACAAAAAAAGGTATTCCCGAAGTCTTGAAGGAATACCTTGTATATCTCTTACATATCAATACTAGTTAATTTCGCAATTCACTATATTAATCTAGAAAGTATAGATCTCCTTATAATATCTTTTTAACATCCTTTTTGCAGAAAATCGTTCATAGGTACTCTCAATACTGGCTTTCATCATCTCTTCCCATCGCTCTCTATTATGATAATAGGTAGGTACTACTTTATTCAAAAGGACTTCATATAAGGCCTTAAGGTCATGTTCATCCTGTTTATCCTGATCACTATCTTGATAGCCGTCCCCAAACTGCCAGCCGTTAACCCCATCTTCACAGGCTTCAGGCCACCAACCATCAAGTATACTCATATTCAAAACCCCATTCATCGCTGCTTTCATCCCGGAAGTACCGCTAGCTTCCTTTGGCCTTCTGGGGTTATTTAACCAGAGGTCAATCCCTCTTGTTAACTTTTTCCCTATTTCCATATTATAGTCTTCCAGAAATACAACACTATGTTGATATTTCTTACTCATCTTAACCAGACTGCTTATAATTCTTTTCCCTGTATCATCTAAGGGATGGGCCTTCCCAGAAAAAACAAGCTGTATTTTACCTTCTTTTAAATAAGGACCAATAATAGATGCTTTGCTAAATATTAAATCACTCCTTTTATAAGGGGCCGCCCTTCTGGCGAAACCTATCAGAAGTTTATCACTGCTGAGGTTGACACCTGTTTTTTGTTTTATATATTTAATCAGCTCTTTTTTTAATTCTTGGTGTACAGGCCAGAGTAATTTACCCTGATCATATGCTTCCCTGATCCTCTGATCTACCCAGGTTTTATGGTGAACACCATTAGTAATAGCTATAATGGGGGGTTTATTATCTACATGCTCCCACATTTTACGTGCTGTTACAGCATGCAGCTCTGCTACAGCATTGGCCATATGTGACAGTCTCAGTCCGGCAACTGTCATATTAAAAGGGGCACCACCAATCTTAACCATCTGCTCCAGGGTCAAACCCCTGAAGCCCCCCATATATCTAATACTATCCAGACGGTGTTTCTCATTTCCTTCCTTAACAGGGGTATGGGTTGTAAATACTATTTCCTTCCTTACTTCGGCCAGTGCTTCATCAAAAGTATGACCCTGCTTTATTTTCTCCCTTATTAATTCTATACCTGCAAAAACTGCATGCCCTTCATTAAAATGATATATATCTATATTTAAACCTAATTTTCTGATTAGCTTTATACCACCTACCCCCAGGATAAGTTCCTGGGCAATCCTCTCCTCTACAAACCACCCATATAATTGACCTGTTATCCATTTATTAGCGTTCTTTTTATGATTTGTATCCAGCAAATACAGAGGAACATTATCATAGCGTTGCAATTTCCAGACTTTACAGATAATATCTTCATCTCTTATTCTAACTGTTACAGTAATACCAGTATCATCCAACAACTTATACATATAATCATTATTATGATAGGAATCATATGGTCGACCATCTTCAGCAATAAGCTGTTTTGTATAACCCTGCCTCCACAAAATACCAATACCTATCATTGGTTTATTTAACTCTTTAGCAGCCTTAAGGATATCACCAGCCAGTATACCTAAACCACCGGCGTAAATCCTAATTGCTTTATCCAGACCATATTCCATACAAAAATAAGCAACCTTTGGTTCTTTATTACTACTCATAAAAAATTGCCTCCTTTTTCTATAATGATATATTCCGTGATAACCCAACTGAAGATCAAACCCATACCATACCACTAAATTATGAAATTCTTATTATATATTTATTATCTTCTAATTTAAGAAACTTATCATTAATATGATCAAATATCTCTTTTTCACAACCGGATACTTCATTTTCACTACTTTTCATAATAGTTTTCTTTATAAATACTTACTGATAATAATCTCAATGGCCTTTTTATATTCCAAGCTAAGTTGCCCGGATAATTCTCTTCTTAATACATTTAACAGCGCTCCAGCTGCTTCTGGAATAGGCTTAAGTAAAATAGATTCCATTTCTTTTCCTAAATCTGAATAAACAAATTCAAACCTCCTTAAGGGATCGATATTATCAAGTAAATTATTATTTTAATTAACTAAATGTTTTCCCAATAAAATCAATAATTTTTTCAATGCTGATATCTTTACAAACTCATGGGCACTAACTTTTTCTCCTCTTTTATACCTACCAAGACCAACCAATAAATTAACAATGAACTGACCTATTAGTACCTCATTACTGCAATTTAAATTTGACTCTTCGGCCGTTGTTTGTCTGATTTTTCTCAGATGATCCTCTATATTTTCTCTATCAATTAATATTTGATAACAATTTGTTTTAGAAAAATACAATTCTTTACTATCAAAAACTGCAAATTCAATTAAATGCCCACTATTATATAATACTTTTAAGCCGTGTTCAGTTTCTTGAAAAGATAATAATATACTATCAAAATTTGGCAACCATGATAAATCATTACGAAACTCTTGTTGGTGACCAGTTTGTACAATCACAAAGAAATCATGATCAGACCACTTGTCTGGTCTATAATTCTGCCTGGACATAGAACCAACGGCAACTAATCCAATAACTCCAATACAATTTAATAAATTATTTTTTAAATTCTCAGTATACCTTTCATACTCAATACAATTCATATAATCTCTTCTCCTTAAAATAAATAGTGAACTTAATATTAGATATAATCTGTGTCTTCAAAATCTCCTAATTCCATTAATCTAATATAATACGGACTGAAATGTTACAAATATATGAACCATGGACCTCCAGTTCTCCAACGCAAAAAAATAATTTTTATCTTAGCTCAAAATCATTCCTTTAAATTTTGAAATTTCTATTATATATTTTTTGTCATCACCCAATTGAAAAGAACTATCATCTAGATAATTAGATATTTCTTTTTTATATCCAAATAAATTTCCTGCTAAAGTGTATTTTTGGGATAATGGACTATTGTTAATAATCACTACAATACTTTCATCCTCATAGCTGCGCAAAAAACCATATGTATTTTTTATTTCATCAATTACTATTGGCTGATAATCACCACGTCGAAGTGGTATTAATTCATGTCTTAAGCTTATCAGCTTTTGGTAATATTTATATAAATCTTTATCCTGTTTTTCTATATCCCAGACCATACAACGACGGCAATCAGGATCATCTTCACCTTCTATACCCACCTCATCACCGTAATATATCATCGGTGCCCCTGGATAAGTAAATTGAAATAATACTGCCAGTTTCATCAATTCTTTCTCTCCCGAAAAAAAATTAATTAATCTGCGGGTATCATGGCTGTCCAGGAGATTCAGCATACTATAATTTACTCTGTCTTGATATAACATCCAGTTCCTGACAAGCCTATTACTGAACTCGCCAGGGCCTATTTTTTTATAGGCAAAAAAATCAAGTACCGACATTTCCAGTGGATAATTCATAATTGCATCAAATTGGTCACCCTGCAACCATTTTTCCGAATTATGCCAGATTTCCCCTACAATATAGGCATTCGGTTTAATTTTTTTTACCCTTTCACGAAATTTACGCCAGAAATTATGATCAACCTCATCAGCCACATCAAGCCTCCACCCATCTATATCTACTTCATTAAGCCAATATTCAGCTGCACCAAGGAGATAATCCTGAACCTCAGGATTTGAAGTATTAAGTTTCGGCATATCTATTACATCATTAGCAAAGGTATCATAATTGACCGGAGGAGTGGTTTTAACAGGATAATTATCAATAAAAAACCAATCACTATACTTAGAACTGGCACCATTTTCCCGAACATCTTTAAAAGCAAAAAAATTAAACCCACTGTGGTTAAAAACAGCATCAAGAATAACCCGAATTCCCCTTCTATGGACCTCAACAACTAATTTTTTCAGTATTTCTTTGTTACCAAAGCTAGGGTCAACCTTATAAAAGTCATCAATATTGTACTTGTGATTACTAGTAGAACTGAAAATTGGATTAAGATAGAGAGCATTAACTCCCAGGTTTTCTAAATAATCTAGCTTTTTTATAATCCCTTCTAAGTCCCCGCCAAAAAAAGAATCACTTTCAGGTTTAGCTCCCCAGGGTCTTATCCTATCTGGATCATTATCTGTATTACCATTATTAAATCTTTCAGGGAATACCTGGTAAAAAACCGCATCCTGTACCCATTCAGGTATTGAAAAAATATCGCCTTCATTTATAACTGGATATTGGAAATATTCACCATAGCCAAAAGATTTTCCAGGTTTAATATTACTAAAGCCTTTTTCTGTAAACCAGATCCCTTCAGAACCATCACTTAAATAAAATAAATAGCGAAAACGGTTATCATCCATTGTTATACTAGTCTCAAAATAATCATAAAGACCATCGCTGGCAACTAACTCCATCTTTTTTACATTATATGGAGCTTTGCCATCATACCGACTACCAAATATTACTTTTACCTCTTGTAAATCATTTTTAGCTGCTTTTAGTCTAATCTTTAAAGTATTCCTATCAAGAGGGTAAACATAATTCCAACCTGGCTTATGTAAAATTGCTGCTTTATTCATCATTAAATTATCACTCCCTAATTATTTTTGTTTATACTATTGTCTTAAAGTTGTCCTAATTCTTATTTCCAAACTGACTCCACCATCAACAGTAAACTCTTCTGTTTTCAGATAGAATACAGTTTTATCACCCTCCACCTAATCATTATTATCTTCCTTAATAGATATATTTCCTGAAAAATCCAATGACCCCTCCTGACTATCACACTTACCATTATTGCTATCACCACTCCCATTAATCCATAAAACACAATAGAATTTCTCATTGAATTAATCACAGCTACTATGTAATTTAAATTTACCCATGAACTTATCCCAGAATGATTTATATTTTTCAAAAAAAAACTTAATTTTCACCCTACATCCTCCTTATTTAATTATCTCAGTAATTCACACCTCTCCTTCTATTAAGTAAAATCAATCTAACTTTAAAAACAGAATTGTTGTGAAATCGTTTAAACAAGATTGAATACAGTATAATTTTTTTATATTTTGCAAAGAAAGATATAGAAACCACCTAAATTCTTTAACATAAAATGCAAGGCTGGCTCAATATTAATATTCAGAATATTTAAAGGGGAAACAAATTAACATCAAGCTCAATAATTAGTACCAAACCAACCTTGCATAAAAATAATTCTTTTTTTTATAACAATTTAATCAAATTAAAAATCTTGTGTGGTGTCCTGTAAACTACCAACTATAAAGTTAGCGCCATAAAAGAGAATTATGTCTATTGAAAATTAAAGCTAATAAACTCTAAACTATCTTTAGAATACTGTTTCAAGTTCGGCCTTATAATAGTCTTCTCCTTCATCTTCATCTTGTTTATTATATGAAAGTGAAAAAGTACTCCTTTTATTAATCTCCTTAGTCAATTTAATTAAAATTGCATCATCTTCATATTCAGAGATTTCACCATGATTAAAATCATATTTAATACATAAATCAGCTCGTATACTGTAAGGAAATTTATAATATGTTTCTAGAGTTAAAATAGAATACCAATCTATAAAACGTTGTTTGTCAGCTACATAGTATTGTTCATCTTTAGTAATATCAGATGGAGTATAATCTATTACATTATCTTCAATTTGTTGAAATTCCAGACCTGTAGTAAGTCCACCCCACATTGGTAATTTAGGATTTCTAAATTCTGTTTCTAAATACACTTTCTGTTTCCAATCATTATCATTATCATCCTGATCTTCATAGTCTGCATTCTCTACTAGACCATCAGCTCCATTATCATCAACTGTATAATTAAGCAAAATATATGGGATATAATCCTCACTATCTCCCAAATGGTGTAATTTTGTTTCCAAACCATATTTTATTGCTTTATCATCTTCATATCCGCTTACAGGGTCTTTAACATAACGGACATTAGGTTTGACATAAGCAATTTTATCTGTATGTAGATCCAAATCACTCTCTAAATAGTATTCTTCAACTTCTGAATCCAATCTGTTGTGTATATTTCCCCTCAAATATTTTAGGTATGGAATGTTACTAGTCTGTGTCTCAAAACAAGCCTCCTTCTTTTCCCCTTCAAAATCATCTGTATCTTTTGGATCAACTTCAATACTACCTGTAATATAATCTAGACCCTTAACTGGTTTATTCCATTCTAAACCTGTGGCCACTTTCCTACTCAAGGCATCCCCTTCTTCTATGTCTTCACCATCATCTACAACTTTATCATCTGAAGCAACTTTGTATTCTAATTCTCCATTAAGTACTAAATTATTTAAAAGATTATATTTTCCTTTGGCATATGCAGTCCGGTAACCAACATCTGCATCTTCCATAACATCATCATCTG
This window contains:
- a CDS encoding tetratricopeptide repeat protein, translating into MIKLKNYKFILVLIMFLTIVISLNMEAKDNNLEQGKDLFFQAREDYYNGDNDIEKLIETAGQSNFYLEKVNNDDQKYLWQGQVEFLIAEMYEVKGEPRKAARHFENSSELALKSIKKNKKLSEAHRLLADTYMRLMEYKGVIYLMTSGPKAVKLLQKAVKLDKENYTAFNSLGIYYINAPKIGGGDIDKGITMFQKALDSKDKFDNFISYIWIANAYIKLKDKDQAIDSAKQALKIYPANKWAEDILKEAKEI
- the glgP gene encoding alpha-glucan family phosphorylase; the protein is MSSNKEPKVAYFCMEYGLDKAIRIYAGGLGILAGDILKAAKELNKPMIGIGILWRQGYTKQLIAEDGRPYDSYHNNDYMYKLLDDTGITVTVRIRDEDIICKVWKLQRYDNVPLYLLDTNHKKNANKWITGQLYGWFVEERIAQELILGVGGIKLIRKLGLNIDIYHFNEGHAVFAGIELIREKIKQGHTFDEALAEVRKEIVFTTHTPVKEGNEKHRLDSIRYMGGFRGLTLEQMVKIGGAPFNMTVAGLRLSHMANAVAELHAVTARKMWEHVDNKPPIIAITNGVHHKTWVDQRIREAYDQGKLLWPVHQELKKELIKYIKQKTGVNLSSDKLLIGFARRAAPYKRSDLIFSKASIIGPYLKEGKIQLVFSGKAHPLDDTGKRIISSLVKMSKKYQHSVVFLEDYNMEIGKKLTRGIDLWLNNPRRPKEASGTSGMKAAMNGVLNMSILDGWWPEACEDGVNGWQFGDGYQDSDQDKQDEHDLKALYEVLLNKVVPTYYHNRERWEEMMKASIESTYERFSAKRMLKRYYKEIYTF
- a CDS encoding aminoglycoside 6-adenylyltransferase, with amino-acid sequence MNCIEYERYTENLKNNLLNCIGVIGLVAVGSMSRQNYRPDKWSDHDFFVIVQTGHQQEFRNDLSWLPNFDSILLSFQETEHGLKVLYNSGHLIEFAVFDSKELYFSKTNCYQILIDRENIEDHLRKIRQTTAEESNLNCSNEVLIGQFIVNLLVGLGRYKRGEKVSAHEFVKISALKKLLILLGKHLVN
- a CDS encoding glycoside hydrolase family 13 protein, producing the protein MMNKAAILHKPGWNYVYPLDRNTLKIRLKAAKNDLQEVKVIFGSRYDGKAPYNVKKMELVASDGLYDYFETSITMDDNRFRYLFYLSDGSEGIWFTEKGFSNIKPGKSFGYGEYFQYPVINEGDIFSIPEWVQDAVFYQVFPERFNNGNTDNDPDRIRPWGAKPESDSFFGGDLEGIIKKLDYLENLGVNALYLNPIFSSTSNHKYNIDDFYKVDPSFGNKEILKKLVVEVHRRGIRVILDAVFNHSGFNFFAFKDVRENGASSKYSDWFFIDNYPVKTTPPVNYDTFANDVIDMPKLNTSNPEVQDYLLGAAEYWLNEVDIDGWRLDVADEVDHNFWRKFRERVKKIKPNAYIVGEIWHNSEKWLQGDQFDAIMNYPLEMSVLDFFAYKKIGPGEFSNRLVRNWMLYQDRVNYSMLNLLDSHDTRRLINFFSGEKELMKLAVLFQFTYPGAPMIYYGDEVGIEGEDDPDCRRCMVWDIEKQDKDLYKYYQKLISLRHELIPLRRGDYQPIVIDEIKNTYGFLRSYEDESIVVIINNSPLSQKYTLAGNLFGYKKEISNYLDDSSFQLGDDKKYIIEISKFKGMILS